A stretch of the Colias croceus chromosome 13, ilColCroc2.1 genome encodes the following:
- the LOC123696899 gene encoding proteoglycan 4-like isoform X1, which translates to MNSALKPVLPQPGVPQPGGQASPAKANVANANHAVGLPQGAQNSLHHGTNNLVGQNLTHHIPNTPPLPAHAVPSMAPVTANMAQMAQNMSHHGNLSHVTQNSVTPTNVAASPSKSASTSAPTPLSLVQDKANASQPLALTRTPEKKEPDSTAQANGTIDSPKSGTSAPANLKPQNPEVNKDKQDIAKTSPSTPKPPEKPASAPSTPQKADTSTPVSQGDGPAQPKVATANEPPEKSPSKPIELKPAQTADVAPTQSDSKPVPESANENPSPVIPPQPQKEVVPTENPKPEPIKTEENGDSRDVAQSSEDKPVEQKDKAETPKPEEVKVQKEEKPEEKSEVKTPAKAESKVSTKSTLKLATVTPPMRKRRQISEKTESTPAKKSNEESTPDTKSKRNRTKVQLYQSPTPEIAMATKLSASAGRSTPTKQNDDKLIVFYKNEYLAVRNAEGGFYVCQALQNVYRTTRKIKIRWLSQDKADPTGETYKPDFYDVTDMECVLTTLSLTRSASGGGAWLLRPAEQARATSILQRALRAEQSGANCLQLTEEHPDGLDLSLYTDESQLDKKSRKRTSSKSSPRGKDDDNDTSKEESTPSKKARTTPKRSPRSAKKSKSPKTGKVAANKAKSSGSSPIAAVTSKVGIVRRIYRNTATAVTEKATDKKKNTPAKKTPTKPAKVETPTSTRKGRRAVKETKSSPIVPTPSTSTGKTTRTPRKPPSKK; encoded by the exons ATGAACTCGGCGTTAAAGCCAGTCCTACCACAGCCGGGGGTACCGCAGCCGGGGGGTCAGGCTAGTCCCGCCAAAGCTAATGTGGCTAACGCTAACCACGCGGTTGGCTTACCTCAAGGCGCACAAAATTCCCTCCATCATGGTACTAATAATCTTGTAGGTCAAAATTTGACCCATCACATACCTAACACACCACCGTTGCCCGCCCACGCAGTACCGTCAATGGCGCCAGTTACAGCAAATATGGCTCAAATGGCTCAAAACATGAGCCACCATGGCAATTTATCTCATGTAACACAAAACTCTGTAACACCAACAAATGTGGCGGCAAGCCCTAGTAAAAGTGCAAGTACAAGTGCTCCAACTCCATTAAGCTTAGTACAAGATAAAGCAAATGCATCACAACCACTAGCATTAACCAGGACACCAGAAAAGAAAGAACCAGACTCTACAGCACAGGCAAATGGTACAATTGATTCTCCTAAATCAGGGACAAGCGCACCAGCTAATTTAAAGCCTCAGAATCCTGAGGTAAACAAAGATAAACAGGATATAGCTAAGACTTCACCTAGTACACCAAAACCACCTGAAAAACCTGCAAGTGCTCCGAGCACGCCACAAAAAGCAGACACTTCAACTCCTGTATCTCAAGGAGATGGTCCTGCACAACCAAAAGTAGCCACAGCAAATGAACCACCAGAAAAATCACCATCTAAACCTATAGAACTCAAACCAGCTCAAACAGCAGATGTTGCACCCACACAAAGTGACAGTAAACCTGTACCAGAGTCAGCTAATGAAAATCCAAGTCCTGTTATACCACCACAACCACAGAAAGAAGTAGTACCAACTGAGAATCCAAAGCCTGAACCAATAAAGACGGAAGAAAACGGAGACAGTAGAGATGTCGCACAAAGTTCTGAAGATAAACCTGTAGAACAAAAAGATAAAGCAGAAACACCAAAACCTGAAGAAGTTAAAGtgcaaaaagaagaaaaaccTGAAGAGAAATCAGAAGTAAAAACTCCAGCTAAGGCTGAATCTAAAGTATCAACAAaatcaacattaaaattagCTACAGTCACTCCTCCCATGAGAAAAAGAAGGCAAATTTCAGAAAAAACTGAGTCTACACCAGCAAAGAAGTCAAATGAGGAGTCAACACCTGATACAAAATCAAAAAGAAATCGAACCAAG GTGCAACTATACCAATCACCAACTCCTGAAATAGCGATGGCTACAAAGTTATCTGCTTCTGCTGGTAGATCTACAccaacaaaacaaaatgacgataaattgaTTGTCTTTTATAA GAATGAATACTTGGCTGTCCGAAATGCAGAGGGTGGTTTCTATGTATGCCAAGCTTTACAAAATGTGTACCGCACCACTCGCAAGATCAAAATTCGTTGGCTTTCGCAAGATAAAGCAGACCCCACTGGAGAGACATACAAACCTGATTTCTATGATGTCACAG ACATGGAGTGCGTGCTAACGACGCTGTCGCTGACGCGGTCCGCGAGCGGCGGCGGCGCGTGGCTGCTGCGGCCGGCCGAGCAGGCGCGCGCCACGTCCATCCTGCAGCGGGCCCTGCGCGCCGAGCAGAGCGGCGCCAACTGCCTGCAGCTCACTGAGGAGCATCCCGATGGAC TGGATCTCTCGCTGTACACAGACGAGTCGCAACTGGACAAAAAGTCAAGGAAACGGACCAGCTCCAAGTCTTCGCCGCGGGGAAAAGACGACGACAATGATACTTCA aAGGAAGAATCGACGCCAAGCAAAAAGGCGCGAACGACGCCAAAGCGCAGTCCGCGCTCCGCGAAAAAGTCGAAATCGCCGAAAACAGGCAAAGTGGCCGCAAACAAAGCGAAATCATCAGGTAGTTCGCCCATAGCGGCGGTCACAAGCAAGGTAGGCATAGTACGGCGGATTTATAGAAAT ACGGCAACGGCGGTGACGGAGAAAGCAAcggacaaaaagaaaaacacacCGGCCAAGAAGACGCCGACCAAACCGGCCAAGGTTGAAACGCCGACGTCTACGCGCAAGGGACGGAGAGCGGTTAAAg AAACAAAAAGCTCTCCCATAGTCCCGACCCCGTCCACATCGACGGGCAAGACGACTCGCACGCCGCGAAAGCCGCCCTCGAAGAAATAA